In Methanomassiliicoccales archaeon, the following are encoded in one genomic region:
- a CDS encoding class I SAM-dependent methyltransferase: MKSLGLQMKPDVTDDQMSRWDSTYSSNQNFFGMEPSQLGMDSLIVFREHRAMKILELGCGQGRDTLYLAQNGMEVTAMDYSETGLCQVKEKAVSMKVGRSIVLKVGDAREGLPFEDGTFDGCFSHMFFTMQFPEKELSYIFTEVLRVLRPGGLNVYSVRNVNDPQFGKGKHFGEDMWQNPLGFVVHFFSEDKVRRLATGYDVLLIKEFEDPSPPFTKKLFEVVLEKPGISEK, translated from the coding sequence TTGAAATCCCTAGGCCTTCAGATGAAACCAGATGTCACCGACGATCAGATGTCGAGATGGGACAGCACCTATTCCTCGAACCAAAATTTCTTCGGAATGGAACCCAGCCAGCTAGGGATGGACTCTCTGATCGTTTTCCGAGAGCATAGGGCAATGAAGATCCTGGAACTTGGATGTGGGCAGGGCCGAGACACGCTCTATCTGGCGCAGAACGGGATGGAGGTGACCGCAATGGACTATTCCGAGACCGGTCTGTGTCAGGTGAAAGAGAAGGCGGTCTCGATGAAGGTAGGAAGATCGATCGTCCTGAAGGTCGGGGATGCCAGGGAAGGGCTCCCATTCGAGGATGGCACTTTTGACGGATGCTTTTCCCATATGTTCTTCACCATGCAGTTCCCGGAGAAGGAGCTTTCATACATCTTCACCGAGGTCCTGAGGGTCCTGAGGCCGGGTGGCCTGAACGTGTACTCGGTCCGCAATGTGAACGATCCGCAATTCGGCAAGGGCAAACATTTCGGCGAGGACATGTGGCAAAATCCTCTGGGCTTTGTGGTGCACTTCTTCAGCGAGGACAAGGTGAGGAGACTGGCGACCGGATATGACGTACTCTTGATCAAGGAGTTCGAAGACCCCTCTCCGCCGTTCACCAAGAAGCTCTTCGAGGTGGTGCTGGAGAAACCGGGAATATCGGAAAAATGA
- a CDS encoding glycosyltransferase family 4 protein has translation MKIVLLIRTYPDEVRNGFDAYAIGLIERFRKDGIDFDVLAPKDPRFVDDPRISPILYDLLYPISNIFRRRSKTTIFHAISESQALIFPFIRGKKIVTIHHIEKFELNRGSVLKVNTIYNLFWRCCTDIAVSYSDRIICISEQTKKELVDRYGTEDDKIVVVPQAISDRFAENGSLRQNRLIGYIGPFTARKNLPALFQVLRTIHESPGFDDVKMKICGVGPVAPITDLMSANPDLTGQIIFKGEVPDRQIVEEYNELTAMLYPSLHEGFGLGILEAQRCGVPVFILQNAMIPEEVVRFAIKCASPQDMATKVMDYLRGDLHYDKKKAMEYASTFSEQSRAKKTIAVYSGLRTNGDQTASS, from the coding sequence ATGAAGATCGTCCTGTTGATCAGAACCTATCCGGATGAGGTCCGGAACGGATTCGACGCCTATGCCATCGGTTTAATCGAAAGATTCAGGAAGGATGGGATCGACTTCGATGTGCTGGCACCTAAGGACCCGCGATTCGTGGACGACCCGCGGATCTCGCCTATCCTGTACGATCTGCTATATCCGATATCGAACATCTTCCGAAGACGTTCCAAAACCACGATCTTTCATGCCATATCCGAATCGCAGGCATTGATCTTTCCATTCATCAGAGGAAAGAAGATCGTCACCATACACCATATCGAGAAGTTCGAGCTGAACAGAGGAAGTGTCCTGAAGGTCAATACGATCTACAATCTCTTTTGGCGCTGCTGCACGGATATCGCGGTGAGCTATTCCGACAGGATCATTTGCATCTCGGAGCAAACAAAGAAGGAACTGGTAGACCGCTACGGAACTGAAGATGACAAGATAGTCGTCGTCCCCCAGGCCATATCCGATCGGTTCGCGGAAAACGGATCACTGCGGCAGAATAGACTAATAGGATATATCGGTCCATTCACCGCCAGGAAGAACCTACCGGCCCTATTCCAAGTCCTAAGAACCATCCATGAGAGCCCGGGCTTCGATGATGTGAAAATGAAGATCTGCGGGGTCGGGCCCGTGGCTCCGATCACTGATCTCATGTCTGCAAACCCAGACCTGACTGGACAAATTATCTTCAAGGGTGAGGTGCCTGATCGCCAGATCGTCGAGGAATATAATGAACTGACGGCAATGCTCTATCCATCGCTACATGAGGGATTTGGCCTAGGGATCCTCGAGGCACAGAGATGTGGCGTTCCCGTCTTCATCCTCCAGAATGCCATGATACCGGAGGAGGTGGTACGATTCGCCATCAAATGCGCTTCGCCTCAGGATATGGCCACGAAGGTCATGGACTATCTTAGGGGCGACCTGCATTACGATAAGAAAAAGGCGATGGAATACGCCAGCACTTTCTCGGAGCAATCGAGGGCAAAGAAGACGATCGCCGTGTATTCAGGACTCCGAACGAACGGCGACCAAACGGCTAGTTCTTGA
- a CDS encoding ATP cone domain-containing protein, whose amino-acid sequence MKVTKRSGQIEEFDRSKTKVAVLRAGASSDEAEDIIDRLLPRLYDGITTEEVYRHIRTMLNARTAARFGLKKAILALGPDGRNFETLIFRLFQAMGYEARVRETIQGRCVTHEIDVMMEKDHQRFMVECKFHNSLSLKCSIQTALYTYGRFLDVDGSSDLQCPFLVTNTRFSSDVVKYADCVCMKLIGWRQPEKGGLEELIERYHLFPVTMLDLKRSEIRTLLEKDMVLVRDILDKREDVVRSLGRDSAQRAIEAAEELGL is encoded by the coding sequence GTGAAGGTAACGAAACGATCCGGTCAAATCGAAGAGTTCGATCGTTCCAAGACCAAGGTTGCGGTATTGAGGGCCGGTGCCTCGTCCGATGAGGCCGAGGACATCATCGACCGGTTGTTGCCCAGGCTCTACGATGGCATCACTACGGAGGAGGTCTATCGCCATATCCGGACCATGCTTAACGCCCGCACCGCGGCCCGGTTTGGGCTGAAGAAGGCCATCCTTGCCCTGGGGCCGGACGGGCGCAACTTCGAGACATTGATATTCAGGCTCTTCCAGGCGATGGGCTACGAGGCAAGGGTGCGGGAAACGATCCAGGGCAGGTGCGTGACCCACGAGATCGATGTCATGATGGAGAAGGACCATCAGCGTTTCATGGTGGAATGCAAGTTCCATAACTCTCTGTCACTGAAATGCAGCATCCAGACCGCATTATACACCTACGGCAGGTTCCTGGACGTTGACGGTTCCAGTGATCTGCAGTGCCCCTTCCTGGTCACAAACACGAGATTCTCCAGCGATGTGGTGAAGTATGCAGACTGCGTCTGCATGAAACTGATCGGATGGAGACAACCGGAAAAGGGAGGCCTGGAAGAGCTAATCGAACGGTATCATCTCTTCCCAGTAACCATGCTTGACCTGAAGAGATCGGAGATCAGGACGCTACTGGAGAAGGACATGGTCCTTGTCCGGGATATTCTAGACAAACGGGAGGATGTCGTAAGATCGTTGGGTCGTGATTCAGCACAGAGGGCGATCGAGGCAGCGGAGGAACTCGGGCTCTGA
- a CDS encoding FAD-dependent oxidoreductase, with amino-acid sequence MVERFDLLVIGGGVAGMKAALDSARSGLKVALVEKEMELGGLSRTFTHMVVRGRSPSERVRHLIEEVGNENGIKVMLGHHVGSVSREGDLVTVIVADSIDLMLELEVRGVLLATGMEPVDVSAIPEYGAGRLKGVMTSLEFDPLLSKWEVEGRPAVSSVAFVQCVGSRVEKRGVPYCSNYCCMNSVKESIRLKTLDPKVQVHVFYIDVRTCGRGQEAAYKEARRRGVRFVRGQPALVREKDGKLLVCGENTLLNELYEVPADTVVLNVGIRLSQETLRLAGLLGMSLDDEGLLFVDDLAEGTAPVLTVGCAESPMDVESCLEQASNVANSMVRFLGHQGQVSTR; translated from the coding sequence ATGGTCGAACGATTTGATCTCCTGGTTATCGGCGGCGGGGTTGCTGGAATGAAGGCCGCTCTGGATTCAGCCCGTTCGGGGTTAAAGGTTGCCTTGGTGGAGAAGGAGATGGAGCTTGGAGGCCTTTCCAGAACGTTCACTCACATGGTGGTTCGTGGACGTTCCCCCTCGGAAAGGGTCCGTCATTTGATCGAGGAGGTCGGTAATGAGAACGGCATCAAGGTTATGCTGGGCCATCATGTCGGCAGCGTTTCCAGGGAAGGGGATCTGGTCACAGTCATAGTCGCCGATTCCATCGACCTTATGCTGGAGCTTGAGGTAAGGGGAGTGCTGCTCGCGACCGGAATGGAGCCTGTGGATGTCAGTGCCATCCCAGAGTATGGGGCTGGAAGGCTGAAAGGGGTCATGACTTCCCTGGAGTTCGATCCCTTGCTCTCCAAATGGGAGGTGGAAGGAAGGCCTGCCGTATCCAGTGTCGCCTTCGTCCAATGCGTCGGTTCCCGGGTTGAGAAAAGGGGCGTGCCCTATTGTTCGAACTATTGCTGCATGAACTCGGTCAAGGAGTCGATCCGGTTAAAAACCCTCGACCCCAAGGTCCAGGTCCATGTCTTCTATATCGACGTTAGGACCTGTGGAAGGGGGCAGGAAGCGGCATACAAGGAGGCGCGCCGCCGTGGGGTCAGGTTTGTTCGTGGGCAACCTGCTTTGGTGAGGGAGAAGGACGGTAAGCTGTTGGTCTGTGGAGAGAACACCCTCTTGAATGAGCTCTATGAGGTTCCGGCAGACACCGTCGTCCTGAACGTCGGCATCCGCCTGTCCCAGGAGACGCTACGGCTTGCAGGGCTGCTGGGAATGTCCTTGGACGACGAGGGCCTGCTGTTCGTCGATGACCTGGCGGAAGGGACCGCCCCGGTCCTTACGGTGGGATGCGCGGAATCGCCCATGGACGTCGAATCGTGCCTGGAACAGGCAAGCAACGTCGCCAATAGCATGGTCCGGTTCCTGGGTCATCAGGGACAGGTCAGTACTCGGTGA
- a CDS encoding VOC family protein, with product MPIGDPMGGETQFDNRGILLGVSTVAIPVRDLAGAVSFYEDTLGLTVRRDDRSENWVELGPFGDLGRIALYVPDKEGRRPGGPTGIVLATESIYDLHRKLTDRGVRFAVKPERRNIGGLIAIFLDQDGNQIAVVEDTAPTISQTETSTEKAETERLRPKRPVTEY from the coding sequence ATGCCTATCGGAGACCCCATGGGGGGAGAGACCCAATTCGATAACCGAGGCATCCTCCTCGGGGTATCGACCGTGGCGATACCCGTCAGGGATTTGGCTGGCGCGGTATCATTCTATGAAGATACGCTGGGCCTCACGGTGCGTCGGGACGACCGCTCCGAGAACTGGGTCGAGCTGGGTCCGTTCGGTGACCTGGGCAGGATAGCGCTCTATGTCCCGGACAAGGAAGGGCGGAGACCCGGAGGTCCGACCGGTATCGTCCTTGCGACAGAAAGCATCTATGATCTCCATCGCAAACTGACGGACCGGGGCGTGCGTTTTGCCGTCAAACCGGAAAGGCGGAACATCGGGGGCTTGATCGCAATATTCCTGGACCAGGACGGTAACCAGATAGCGGTGGTGGAGGACACAGCTCCTACCATATCGCAAACAGAGACATCAACGGAAAAGGCTGAAACCGAAAGGCTCAGACCGAAACGGCCGGTCACCGAGTACTGA
- the rfbH gene encoding lipopolysaccharide biosynthesis protein RfbH, with protein MDRDPRAAELRDSILKLVDEYFSLAHAKAEFVPGKTPVPVSGKVFDGVDGQFLVASSLDFWLTTGRFNDLFESKFKDFIRSEHALTTNSGSSANLLAVTALTSKKLGNDRLRKGDEVITVAAGFPTTLNPIIQNGLVPVFVDVGLPTYNVDPDLLEGAVTEKTKAMIFAHTLGNPFEIDKIVAFAEEHDLWLVEDCCDALGSKYDASPVGTFGDIGTFSFYPAHHITMGEGGAVATDDDVLAKAIESFRDWGRDCHCPPGHDNTCRNRYGFKFENLPQGYDHKYVYSEVGYNLKISDMQAAVGLSQMEKLPGFILRRKENFTRLRSLLADLEGSLLLPEPTQKSEPAWFGFPISVKEGFAERNRLLEFLDRKKIGTRLLFGGNLTKQPYFKDIVHRKIGALSNTDKIMNQTLWLGVYPGLTEEMIAYVSASLHEFFSR; from the coding sequence TTGGACCGTGATCCCCGGGCAGCCGAGCTCCGAGATTCCATCCTGAAACTGGTGGATGAGTATTTCTCCTTGGCCCATGCCAAGGCGGAGTTCGTACCGGGGAAGACACCTGTGCCGGTGTCAGGCAAGGTTTTCGATGGGGTCGACGGGCAATTCCTGGTGGCATCCTCTCTGGATTTCTGGTTGACCACCGGCAGGTTCAACGATCTGTTCGAGAGCAAATTCAAGGACTTCATCAGGAGCGAGCATGCCCTGACAACCAACTCCGGTTCCTCGGCCAACCTCCTGGCGGTCACGGCCCTTACATCCAAGAAGCTAGGGAATGACCGGTTGAGGAAGGGGGACGAGGTCATCACGGTGGCGGCGGGTTTTCCCACAACGCTCAATCCCATCATCCAGAACGGTCTCGTCCCGGTGTTCGTCGACGTAGGTTTGCCAACATACAACGTTGACCCGGACCTCCTAGAGGGAGCGGTAACCGAAAAGACCAAGGCAATGATCTTCGCCCACACCCTGGGAAATCCATTCGAGATCGACAAGATCGTCGCTTTTGCCGAGGAGCATGATCTATGGCTGGTGGAAGATTGTTGCGATGCCCTCGGTTCCAAGTACGATGCCAGTCCGGTCGGAACGTTCGGCGACATCGGCACGTTCAGCTTCTATCCAGCTCACCACATTACCATGGGGGAGGGCGGTGCAGTGGCCACAGACGACGATGTTCTGGCCAAGGCCATAGAATCATTCCGGGATTGGGGTCGCGATTGTCATTGCCCCCCCGGACATGACAACACCTGCAGGAACCGTTACGGCTTCAAATTCGAGAACCTTCCTCAGGGCTATGACCACAAGTATGTCTATTCCGAGGTGGGCTACAACCTGAAGATATCGGATATGCAGGCTGCGGTGGGGCTGTCCCAGATGGAGAAGTTACCCGGTTTCATCCTCAGACGAAAGGAGAACTTCACGAGGTTGCGTTCGTTGCTTGCCGATCTCGAGGGATCGCTTCTTCTGCCGGAGCCGACACAGAAGAGTGAGCCGGCCTGGTTCGGTTTCCCGATATCTGTAAAAGAAGGGTTCGCGGAGAGGAACCGGCTCCTGGAATTCCTCGATCGAAAAAAGATCGGGACCAGGCTGCTGTTCGGGGGCAACCTGACAAAACAACCGTACTTCAAAGATATCGTCCACCGCAAGATCGGCGCTCTTTCCAACACCGACAAGATAATGAACCAGACGCTATGGTTGGGGGTCTATCCCGGACTGACCGAGGAAATGATCGCGTATGTCAGCGCTTCATTGCACGAATTCTTCTCGCGTTAA
- a CDS encoding glycosyltransferase family 4 protein, which yields MRILVVTKYYHPVIGGVETLVRTLAERHVLAGHQCTVVCMDHSKDSDEIINGVHVIRFHRQGLACTGIHLGIRDWLISNATPDQFDIVNIHNFHSPQALMAAFYCREQGLPFVFTTHYHGHGQNRKRDLLFRVYRIYGANIYRWSEKNICVSNFEKELVQNDFHLPDSSIVIVPNGGRDYRKVDVPREGSILYVGRLVKYKGVDHILSAMSLLKGQGKTVQLRVVGTGPEKESLLRMAEETGLTGQIVWLEGISEEQLNAEYHRAGVLILLSTLEAYGLVIAEALKSGTPCIVAKTSALTEFTSEPGCLGVEYPPDAKEVAALIEKALQGDIKVGPLSDKLISWQQVSDRYLDIYGEAIDGFHSRTGNAQ from the coding sequence ATGCGTATCCTAGTGGTCACCAAGTATTATCATCCAGTCATCGGCGGAGTGGAGACCCTGGTCCGCACGCTGGCTGAACGTCACGTTCTCGCAGGACACCAATGCACCGTGGTATGCATGGACCATTCCAAGGACTCTGACGAGATCATAAACGGCGTGCATGTCATACGTTTCCATAGGCAGGGTCTCGCCTGCACCGGTATCCACCTCGGGATAAGGGATTGGCTGATCTCGAACGCCACACCGGACCAATTCGATATCGTGAACATTCATAACTTCCATTCGCCACAGGCATTGATGGCTGCTTTCTACTGCCGTGAGCAGGGGCTTCCGTTCGTGTTCACCACGCATTATCACGGACACGGACAGAACAGGAAACGCGATCTCCTTTTCCGGGTCTATCGCATCTATGGGGCCAACATCTACCGTTGGTCCGAAAAGAATATCTGCGTTTCGAACTTCGAGAAGGAGCTGGTCCAGAACGATTTCCACCTGCCGGACAGCAGCATCGTCATAGTGCCCAACGGTGGCCGGGATTACCGGAAAGTGGACGTGCCTAGGGAGGGTTCGATACTCTACGTGGGAAGGCTGGTGAAATACAAGGGAGTGGATCACATACTGTCGGCGATGTCCCTGCTCAAAGGTCAGGGAAAGACCGTTCAGTTAAGGGTCGTCGGAACCGGACCGGAGAAGGAATCGCTTCTCAGGATGGCCGAAGAGACCGGACTGACTGGACAGATCGTGTGGTTGGAGGGCATAAGCGAAGAACAGCTGAATGCGGAGTACCACAGGGCCGGTGTCCTGATCCTCCTGTCAACCCTGGAGGCCTACGGTCTGGTAATAGCGGAGGCGTTGAAGTCCGGGACGCCCTGCATTGTGGCCAAGACGTCAGCCCTCACCGAGTTCACATCCGAACCGGGATGTCTGGGGGTGGAATATCCCCCGGACGCGAAAGAGGTCGCAGCGCTCATAGAGAAGGCACTGCAAGGGGACATAAAGGTCGGCCCCCTCAGCGACAAACTGATCTCCTGGCAACAGGTGTCGGATCGATACCTCGACATCTACGGCGAGGCCATTGACGGGTTCCATTCACGGACCGGCAACGCTCAGTGA
- a CDS encoding SufD family Fe-S cluster assembly protein, with product MATETLKKKAEEAKGKKATFGSDIELDKFKEARRDMPMAESLESLSESDRRTLLNAGVMPSGEGRSGSFVLMDNTVVHESIQGTGVEVSSVQQALKNHDWLKDYSWKAVAVDADKYTARTYLEEADGYFIRALAGHKVQLPVQTCLMVKSKDAAQTVHNIIIIEEGAELEVLTGCSTSHGVERALHLGISEFYIKKGAKLTFTMIHNWSETMGVRPRTVVLQEENSTYISNYVALRPVGTIQAYPTTRMDGAGSVARFSTVAIGHPGSELDLGGRALMNAPNTRCEIVSRTVSTGGKIISRGQLIGKAPGIKAHLECKGLILNKGIQIAIPELEAYVPDVEMTHEAAVGKIAQDQVEYLMSRGLSEDEAVGMIVRGFLDVSIMGLPEQLKAEIDATMQQADLGKM from the coding sequence ATGGCCACTGAGACACTGAAGAAGAAAGCGGAAGAGGCCAAAGGAAAGAAGGCGACGTTCGGATCGGACATAGAATTGGACAAGTTCAAGGAGGCCAGGCGTGACATGCCCATGGCTGAGTCTCTCGAGTCCCTGAGCGAATCCGACCGCCGGACATTGCTGAACGCAGGCGTCATGCCCAGCGGGGAGGGGCGCTCGGGTTCGTTCGTACTCATGGACAATACCGTGGTCCATGAATCCATCCAGGGGACCGGGGTGGAGGTCTCATCGGTCCAGCAGGCGTTGAAGAACCACGACTGGCTCAAGGACTACAGCTGGAAGGCGGTGGCGGTCGACGCGGACAAGTACACCGCCAGAACATACCTGGAAGAGGCAGACGGTTATTTCATACGGGCTTTGGCCGGGCACAAGGTCCAGCTGCCGGTGCAGACCTGCCTGATGGTAAAGAGCAAGGATGCGGCCCAAACCGTCCACAACATAATCATCATCGAGGAAGGGGCAGAACTGGAGGTCCTCACCGGATGTTCCACCAGCCATGGCGTGGAAAGGGCGCTGCATCTGGGAATCTCCGAATTCTACATCAAGAAAGGGGCCAAGCTGACCTTCACCATGATCCATAACTGGTCAGAGACGATGGGCGTCCGTCCAAGGACGGTGGTGCTGCAGGAGGAGAACTCGACCTATATCTCCAACTATGTCGCGCTAAGGCCGGTCGGGACCATCCAGGCCTATCCCACAACGCGCATGGACGGGGCGGGATCGGTGGCAAGGTTCAGTACCGTCGCCATCGGACATCCGGGCAGCGAATTGGACCTGGGCGGAAGAGCGCTAATGAATGCGCCCAACACCAGATGCGAGATCGTTTCCAGGACCGTATCGACCGGAGGCAAGATAATCTCGAGGGGACAGCTGATCGGAAAGGCCCCCGGCATCAAGGCGCACCTGGAATGCAAGGGACTGATACTTAACAAAGGCATCCAGATCGCGATTCCAGAGCTCGAGGCGTACGTCCCTGACGTGGAGATGACCCACGAGGCGGCCGTCGGTAAGATCGCCCAGGACCAGGTCGAGTACCTCATGTCCCGCGGCCTATCCGAGGATGAGGCGGTGGGAATGATCGTAAGAGGATTCCTGGACGTCAGCATCATGGGTCTGCCGGAGCAGCTCAAGGCGGAGATCGATGCCACTATGCAGCAGGCGGACCTAGGCAAGATGTAA
- a CDS encoding oligosaccharide flippase family protein: protein MSWKPSGSGFAKSTMILFAVTVIGGIGNYLYQVFMLKSLTVEEYAELAAVLSLFYIVTMPNQTVATMLTRYSSKFIAEGRSAQISWLFRRSIWISLAVSLVMVAILYVTSPWLVSYLALTSDLPLMIILTGLIISMMTQVGFGLGQGLQRFNLISLHTLVWPIGKLFFGIVLVVVGYGVAGAIGGVMVGMAFGMTILLIGVRDHLSQPGAPITKEESHSIMVYLFPVLVAVMCYGVLTNVDIFLANHYLDKGQAGIYSTVSTLAKIILFLPGAIGTVMFPKITHAHTRKEDTVKIMRRSIFWNIVLSGLAALAFILLPDIILRLLSSVSVDSFSIAEQSLQVLGISMLFFGLASLFMNYGLATNRHQYIAVILSFTLVEVVLLMLFHSSPVEIAYDMLIVSLSMCLISYVYMEFKFHTETTY, encoded by the coding sequence TTGTCCTGGAAGCCTTCTGGTAGCGGATTCGCCAAATCGACGATGATATTGTTCGCGGTCACGGTCATCGGTGGTATCGGCAATTACCTGTACCAGGTGTTCATGCTGAAGTCCCTGACGGTGGAAGAATACGCCGAGCTGGCCGCCGTTCTCTCCCTGTTCTATATCGTGACGATGCCGAACCAGACCGTGGCAACGATGCTTACGAGGTACTCGTCCAAGTTCATCGCCGAGGGACGCTCGGCGCAGATCTCTTGGCTCTTCCGCCGTTCGATCTGGATATCACTCGCGGTCAGTTTGGTCATGGTGGCCATCCTTTATGTCACGAGCCCGTGGCTGGTCAGCTATCTGGCTCTCACTTCGGACCTGCCGCTGATGATCATTCTAACTGGCCTGATCATCTCCATGATGACGCAGGTAGGGTTCGGTCTAGGTCAGGGGCTGCAACGGTTCAATCTGATCTCCCTCCACACGCTCGTCTGGCCGATAGGCAAGCTATTTTTCGGCATCGTCCTGGTCGTTGTAGGATACGGTGTGGCCGGCGCGATAGGAGGGGTGATGGTCGGGATGGCATTCGGCATGACGATTCTTTTGATCGGGGTAAGGGACCATCTTTCCCAGCCAGGTGCCCCGATCACCAAGGAAGAGTCTCACTCAATAATGGTCTACCTATTCCCCGTGCTGGTGGCTGTAATGTGCTATGGCGTGTTGACGAATGTCGACATCTTCCTGGCCAATCACTATCTGGACAAAGGTCAGGCCGGTATCTACTCGACCGTTTCGACGTTGGCCAAGATCATCCTGTTCCTGCCTGGTGCCATCGGCACGGTCATGTTCCCGAAGATAACGCACGCCCACACGCGGAAGGAGGACACGGTGAAGATCATGAGGCGGTCCATATTCTGGAACATCGTGCTCTCCGGGTTGGCGGCATTAGCCTTCATCCTTTTGCCAGACATCATCCTCCGACTGCTCTCGAGCGTTTCTGTAGATAGCTTCTCCATCGCCGAACAGTCATTGCAGGTCCTGGGCATCTCCATGTTGTTCTTCGGACTGGCGAGCCTCTTCATGAACTACGGGCTGGCGACGAACAGACACCAGTACATCGCGGTGATCCTTTCATTCACGCTGGTCGAGGTCGTCCTGTTGATGCTCTTCCATTCCTCGCCGGTGGAGATCGCCTACGACATGCTCATCGTCAGCCTGTCCATGTGTCTGATCTCCTACGTCTACATGGAGTTCAAATTCCACACCGAGACCACTTACTGA
- a CDS encoding ABC transporter ATP-binding protein, which translates to MLEIENLSVEVGGKEVLHDLNISVMDGYTNVLFGPNGSGKSTLLMTIMGFSGYKVTQGSIKLNGEDITGLSVSERAQKGIGMMMQRPPNLVGVRLRDLVKVTGRGRSDPDKLAVDLDMQPFLARDVNVGFSGGEIKRSELLQLEAQNPCLFLLDEPESGVDIVSIQKVGSKVNELLHGKMGCAGKRDMSGRAALIITHTGAILDYIEADRGFVLCKGTVACSGNPRELLSEIRRMGYDECIRCKLNLKKPNVEMAREA; encoded by the coding sequence ATGCTGGAAATTGAGAACCTGAGCGTCGAGGTCGGCGGCAAAGAAGTGCTGCATGACCTGAACATTAGCGTCATGGACGGTTACACGAACGTCTTGTTCGGACCGAACGGTTCGGGCAAATCAACGTTGCTGATGACCATCATGGGATTCAGCGGCTATAAGGTCACTCAGGGCTCGATCAAGCTCAACGGAGAGGACATAACCGGACTGTCGGTCTCAGAAAGGGCACAGAAGGGTATAGGCATGATGATGCAGCGCCCGCCGAACCTGGTAGGGGTCCGCCTCAGGGACCTGGTCAAGGTCACGGGGCGCGGCCGTTCCGACCCAGACAAGCTGGCGGTGGACTTGGACATGCAACCCTTCCTGGCCCGGGATGTGAACGTCGGGTTCTCGGGCGGCGAGATCAAGCGTTCGGAACTTCTGCAGCTGGAGGCTCAGAACCCCTGCCTGTTCCTGCTGGATGAGCCGGAATCGGGCGTGGACATCGTTTCCATCCAGAAGGTAGGCTCCAAGGTCAATGAGCTGTTGCATGGAAAGATGGGATGCGCCGGGAAGCGAGACATGAGCGGAAGGGCGGCACTCATCATCACCCACACCGGGGCGATCCTGGACTACATCGAGGCGGACCGCGGGTTCGTGCTCTGCAAGGGCACGGTGGCATGTTCCGGAAACCCGAGGGAACTGCTCTCGGAGATCAGACGCATGGGTTATGATGAATGCATACGCTGCAAGCTGAACCTGAAGAAGCCCAACGTGGAGATGGCAAGGGAGGCTTGA